A window from Amblyomma americanum isolate KBUSLIRL-KWMA chromosome 7, ASM5285725v1, whole genome shotgun sequence encodes these proteins:
- the LOC144098542 gene encoding uncharacterized protein LOC144098542 has protein sequence MKAQQLAIVLLASFLCVHGQRYIPYGVGTSGIQTGQVPAANIIRAPPLPNVPVSPGPAVNLNLPIGRSFKTPEGAYGVGSVVQNGRLAIPAGATVAANGNGRLTEVLGLGSLYIERGANGGSLTTPGRLVRIQKRSPGEIPDTPIRSEDLITSESELSGAAVLPKHLKKDEYDRTSLYRLAKEALKKNPRKGISFKKPEGSYGVGSVFEGHNPRFSEGSEKHKKFEAKLSREYPVHRDALSSPDGLVGALADHSKGVSYKKPEGEYGVSSVFEDFGLFNPFFHRRQKRQAVGSGSVTAVLVDFDKDDSAPQPPLAPTSSFAPVVGFMVQEPEGGTPSKHILKNVIYRKRPGGLKPSDVPTKPVLRIPDSIELPPLGGVPDQAGEESPDIQTVALPAAPRVSAPPKPIVSRKATSTATIEFRPTFPVENIPPALPPLPRPSSIRSKTSHFHGDTHGPKKTTPKPVAETHKLGASPLVAVPPGQVVYNRQLASSVPVQPVRTSLGQSRPPAVPTQVLRPGPTAQRVFNQPQAQVAAPGQPQLHLQPNVVAAAPGPAAAPQPAVHVQPQLQTQPRVIAAPQAPAPQLQAVAAAPYPGALYQQYTPLDPSTYQVGQPGQIHPYQHNPYAFPYATIVADPYGQARIARSTAGRLRYQASPFDASSVYDLSKRIIQGVHS, from the exons ATGAAGGCGCAG CAATTGGCAATCGTTCTGTTGGCCTCATTTCTGTGTGTCCACGGACAACGGTACATCCCATATGGCGTGGGAACCAGTGGAATTCAAACAG GTCAAGTTCCCGCAGCAAATATAATCAGAGCGCCACCTTTACCAAATGTACCAGTGAGCCCAGGCCCGGCAGTTAACTTGAATCTTCCCATTGGACGCTCCTTCAAGACGCCCGAAGGGGCATACGGTGTTGGATCTGTGGTCCAAAACGGGCGCCTTGCCATTCCTGCCGGAGCTACGGTAGCTGCAAACGGCAATGGCAGGTTGACGGAGGTGCTCGGTCTCGGAAGTCTTTACATTGAAAGAGGAGCCAATGGTGGTTCTCTGACGACCCCCGGCCGCCTTGTCCGTATTCAGAAAAGGTCCCCTGGTGAAATCCCTGATACGCCGATTCGTTCCGAAGACTTGATTACCTCCGAGTCTGAACTAAGTGGTGCAGCAGTTTTGCCCAAGCATCTTAAAAAAGATGAATACGACCGTACCAGTCTGTACAGGCTTGCCAAAGAAGCGCTCAAAAAGAATCCAAGAAAGGGCATCTCGTTCAAGAAACCAGAAGGAAGCTACGGCGTTGGATCTGTCTTCGAAGGTCACAATCCACGTTTCAGCGAAGGCTCTGAAAAGCATAAGAAATTTGAAGCTAAACTTAGCCGGGAGTATCCAGTCCATAGGGACGCACTAAGTTCTCCGGATGGACTCGTGGGAGCTCTTGCGGACCATTCCAAGGGAGTATCCTACAAGAAGCCCGAGGGTGAATACGGTGTATCGTCAGTGTTCGAAGATTTCGGTTTGTTCAACCCTTTCTTCCATCGGCGACAGAAAAGACAAGCTGTTGGCTCGGGATCTGTCACAGCCGTCCTCGTTGACTTCGACAAGGATGACTCAGCACCACAGCCTCCTCTAGCACCGACGAGCAGTTTTGCTCCTGTCGTTGGATTCATGGTGCAGGAGCCGGAAGGCGGAACTCCGAGCAAGCACATCCTCAAAAACGTCATCTACAGGAAACGTCCAGGAGGACTGAAGCCATCGGACGTGCCCACCAAGCCGGTGCTTAGGATCCCAGACAGCATTGAACTGCCTCCACTCGGGGGTGTCCCTGACCAGGCGGGGGAGGAGTCTCCGGACATTCAGACCGTCGCTCTTCCCGCCGCACCACGGGTCAGTGCTCCCCCGAAACCGATTGTTTCTCGCAAGGCTACCTCTACGGCAACCATCGAGTTCCGTCCAACATTCCCAGTCGAGAACATTCCGCCGGCCCTGCCTCCGCTCCCACGGCCATCCTCTATTCGCTCGAAGACTTCCCACTTTCACGGTGACACCCACGGACCGAAGAAGACGACGCCTAAACCAGTGGCTGAGACTCACAAGCTCGGAGCATCCCCGCTCGTCGCGGTTCCACCGGGACAGGTCGTCTACAACCGACAGCTTGCATCATCGGTGCCAGTGCAGCCGGTGCGTACGTCCTTGGGTCAATCCCGACCACCTGCCGTTCCGACCCAGGTCTTGAGACCAGGACCGACGGCGCAGAGAGTCTTCAATCAGCCTCAGGCTCAAGTCGCAGCCCCTGGGCAGCCGCAGCTTCACCTGCAACCTAACGTGGTTGCCGCGGCGCCGGGTCCAGCAGCGGCTCCTCAGCCAGCCGTTCATGTGCAGCCGCAGCTCCAGACTCAGCCTCGTGTAATTGCAGCTCCACAGGCACCAGCACCTCAGCTGCAGGCAGTCGCCGCGGCTCCGTATCCCGGAGCTCTCTACCAGCAGTACACTCCCTTGGACCCGTCGACGTACCAAGTGGGGCAGCCCGGCCAGATCCACCCTTACCAGCACAATCCTTACGCTTTCCCTTACGCGACCATCGTCGCTGACCCTTACGGCCAAGCCAGGATAGCCCGGTCAACGGCGGGAAGATTGAGGTACCAAGCGTCGCCTTTCGACGCGTCTTCTGTCTACGACCTGAGCAAAAGGATTATTCAGGGAGTCCATTCGTGA